The genomic region ATGTCGTCGCAGCAGTTTTCGCGCTCGGTGCGCAGGCAGTTCGACAGGAACCACACGGCCGGATGGTAGAAGAACAGGATTTCGGCCACCGACTGCAGCAAATTGAACAGGTAGTCGCGGCGCAGCACGTGGGCCAGCTCGTGGGCCAGAATAGCCTCCAGCTCAGCCCCCGACATGCCCGAAGCGGCACTCATGGGCAGCAGAATCACTGGTTTCAGCCAGCCCACCACCAGCGGCCCGGGCACCAGGCCCGAGGCCAGAATGCGCACCGGCTGCCGCAGGGCCGTGCGGGCCACCAGCGCATCGAGGCGGGTTTGCCACTCGGCGGGCAGCGCGGCCACCCGGTAGCGCCGCAGCCGCTGCACGTAGGCCAGGCCGCTCAGAAACCGCAGTGTCATGGCCAGCATGCCCAGCAGCCAGGCCACCACCACTATCGGCATGTTGCGCTCCAGGTAGAGCTGGCCCGTGGTCAGCAGCTGGCGCAGCCGGTTGGGAGCTGGCGCGGCAGTTTCTCCAGTTTCAGAAGCTACGGCAGCTTCATCAGCGCTCAGGCCGGCCGCGGCCATGCCCGGCAGCTCGTCGGCCGGCGGGCTGGCGGTGTACGGCGCCTCCGTAGCCGGGGCGGCGCGGAACGTGCTGTAGTAGTAGCCCAGCGTGATGCCGCTCAGCAGCAGCAGCGTGAGCAGGGCGGCGGCGGCCACCCGGTAGCGCAGCGCGGCAGCGTGGCGGTGCAGCAGCATCAGCAGCGCGGCGGCGGCCAGGGCCACCAATGCGCCCTGCCACAACGAGTGCAGCAGCGTCCAGCCCAAGGCGCGCATCAGCGCCGGCGACCCAAATTGTTCAAGCAGGCTCATCGGATTTATCGTTGGAGGTGGAACGACGCTGTTGTTCAATCTCATTAAGCAGCCCCCGGATCTGGGCCAGCTCGTCGGAAGAGGTGGAGTGCGTGCCGAGGGCCTGCATCACCAGCTTCATGGCCGAGCCCCCAAAGGCGGCATCCACGAACCGGTCGAGGAGCAGGCCCTGGGTTTCCTCCTCGCGCACAGCGGCGCG from Hymenobacter canadensis harbors:
- a CDS encoding BlaI/MecI/CopY family transcriptional regulator, with translation MSEKPIPKPTDSELEILQVLWQHGPSTVRFVNDQLSQKREVGYTTTLKILQLMLDKVLVLREDDSKTHVYRAAVREEETQGLLLDRFVDAAFGGSAMKLVMQALGTHSTSSDELAQIRGLLNEIEQQRRSTSNDKSDEPA